The following proteins come from a genomic window of Meriones unguiculatus strain TT.TT164.6M chromosome 13 unlocalized genomic scaffold, Bangor_MerUng_6.1 Chr13_unordered_Scaffold_34, whole genome shotgun sequence:
- the LOC110541660 gene encoding zinc finger protein 431-like isoform X1 yields the protein MQSKEDRKMDWLLPCQDVVTYDDVHVNFTREEWALLNPSQKSLYKDVMLETYRNLFAIGFNWEDHNIEEHGQSSGRLRRNERTHTREKPYQCNQCEKAFSQPSHLQRHRVTHTGDKPYEYNQYGIDFLQLNHLQRYKRTHAREKPYECNQCSKAFSCQGNLKIHKRTHTGEKPYECNQCGKAFSQHGSLLVHERIHTGEKPYECNQCGKAFSCHGHLQRHKRTHTREKPCECNQCGKAFSCDRNLQRHKRTHTGEKHYECTQCGKAISCQSNLKIHERTHTGEKPYECTQCGKAFSRHAHLERHKRTHTGEKPYECNLCGKAFSCDRNLQRHKRIHTGEKPYECNQCGKAFSCQGNLKVHKRTHTGEKPYECTHCGKAYSCDRNLQRHKRTHTGEKLY from the exons GATGTAGTGACTtatgatgatgtgcatgtgaacttcactcgggaagagtgggctttgctgaatccttcccagaaaagtctctacaaagatgtgatgctggagacctacaggaacctgtttgctatag GCttcaattgggaagaccataatattgaagaacacgGTCAAAGTTCTGGAAGACTTAGAAG gaatgaaagaacacataccagagagaaaccctatcaatgtaatcaatgtgaaaaAGCTTTTTCCCAACCCAGTCATCTCCAAAGACATAGAGTAACACATACTGGAGacaaaccttatgaatataaccagtATGGGATAGACTTTTTACAACTCAATCATCTGCAGAGATATAAAAGAACTCATGccagagaaaaaccctatgaatgcaacCAGTGTAGTAAAGCTTTTTCATGTCAGGGTAATCTCaaaattcataaaagaacacatactggagagaaaccctatgaatgtaaccagtgtggtaaagccttttcacaacatggTAGTCTTTTGGTACATGagagaatacatactggagagaaaccatatgagtgtaaccagtgtggtaaagccttttcatgtcATGGTCATCTCCAacgtcataaaagaacacatactagagagaaaccctgtgaatgtaaccagtgtggtaaagccttttcatgtgATCGTaatctccaaagacataaaagaacacatactggagagaaacactaTGAATGCACCCAGTGTGGTAAAGCCATTTCATGTCAGAGTAATCTCAAAATTCacgaaagaacacatactggagagaaaccctatgaatgtacccagtgtggtaaagccttttcacgtCATGCTCATCTCGAacgtcataaaagaacacatacaggagagaaaccctatgaatgcaacctgtgtggtaaagccttttcatgtgACCGCaatctccaaagacataaaagaatacatactggggagaaaccctatgaatgcaaccagtgtggtaaagccttttcatgtcAGGGTAATCTCAaagttcataaaagaacacatactggagagaaaccctatgaatgtacccattgtggtaaagcctatTCATGTGACCGTaatctccaaagacataaaagaacacatactggagagaaactctaTTAA
- the LOC110541660 gene encoding zinc finger protein 431-like isoform X2, which produces MLETYRNLFAIGFNWEDHNIEEHGQSSGRLRRNERTHTREKPYQCNQCEKAFSQPSHLQRHRVTHTGDKPYEYNQYGIDFLQLNHLQRYKRTHAREKPYECNQCSKAFSCQGNLKIHKRTHTGEKPYECNQCGKAFSQHGSLLVHERIHTGEKPYECNQCGKAFSCHGHLQRHKRTHTREKPCECNQCGKAFSCDRNLQRHKRTHTGEKHYECTQCGKAISCQSNLKIHERTHTGEKPYECTQCGKAFSRHAHLERHKRTHTGEKPYECNLCGKAFSCDRNLQRHKRIHTGEKPYECNQCGKAFSCQGNLKVHKRTHTGEKPYECTHCGKAYSCDRNLQRHKRTHTGEKLY; this is translated from the exons atgctggagacctacaggaacctgtttgctatag GCttcaattgggaagaccataatattgaagaacacgGTCAAAGTTCTGGAAGACTTAGAAG gaatgaaagaacacataccagagagaaaccctatcaatgtaatcaatgtgaaaaAGCTTTTTCCCAACCCAGTCATCTCCAAAGACATAGAGTAACACATACTGGAGacaaaccttatgaatataaccagtATGGGATAGACTTTTTACAACTCAATCATCTGCAGAGATATAAAAGAACTCATGccagagaaaaaccctatgaatgcaacCAGTGTAGTAAAGCTTTTTCATGTCAGGGTAATCTCaaaattcataaaagaacacatactggagagaaaccctatgaatgtaaccagtgtggtaaagccttttcacaacatggTAGTCTTTTGGTACATGagagaatacatactggagagaaaccatatgagtgtaaccagtgtggtaaagccttttcatgtcATGGTCATCTCCAacgtcataaaagaacacatactagagagaaaccctgtgaatgtaaccagtgtggtaaagccttttcatgtgATCGTaatctccaaagacataaaagaacacatactggagagaaacactaTGAATGCACCCAGTGTGGTAAAGCCATTTCATGTCAGAGTAATCTCAAAATTCacgaaagaacacatactggagagaaaccctatgaatgtacccagtgtggtaaagccttttcacgtCATGCTCATCTCGAacgtcataaaagaacacatacaggagagaaaccctatgaatgcaacctgtgtggtaaagccttttcatgtgACCGCaatctccaaagacataaaagaatacatactggggagaaaccctatgaatgcaaccagtgtggtaaagccttttcatgtcAGGGTAATCTCAaagttcataaaagaacacatactggagagaaaccctatgaatgtacccattgtggtaaagcctatTCATGTGACCGTaatctccaaagacataaaagaacacatactggagagaaactctaTTAA